One window of Vitis riparia cultivar Riparia Gloire de Montpellier isolate 1030 chromosome 5, EGFV_Vit.rip_1.0, whole genome shotgun sequence genomic DNA carries:
- the LOC117915003 gene encoding crocetin glucosyltransferase, chloroplastic-like codes for MQAQILLVTYPAQGHINPSLQLAKLLIRAGAHVTFVTSSSASTRMSKPPTLEGLEFVTFSDGYDHGFKHGDDLQNFMSELERLGSQALTELIVARANEGRPFTCLLYGIIIPWVAEVAQSFHLPSALVWSQPATVFDIYYYYFNGYGELIGNKGNGSSSSIELPGLPLLSSSDLPSFLEPSKAIAYNFVLKSLQKQLEQLNRESNPRVLVNSFDALESEALRALNKFKLMGIGPLLPLAFLDGKDPSDTSFGGDLFRDSKDYIQWLNSKPESSVIYVSFGSFSVLSKQQSEEIARGLLDSGRPFLWVIRAKENGEEEKEDDKLSCVEELEQQGMIVPWCSQVEVLSHPSLGCFVSHCGWNSTLESLACGVPVVAFPQWTDQTTNAKLIEDVWKTGLRVMVNQEGIVEGGEIKKCLELVMGGGERGQEVRRNAKKWKDLAREAVKEGGSSDKNLKNFVNEIIQGY; via the coding sequence ATGCAAGCCCAAATCCTCCTGGTAACTTATCCGGCACAAGGCCACATCAATCCATCTCTCCAACTAGCTAAGCTCCTCATACGTGCTGGGGCCCATGTCACCTTTGTCACCAGCAGCTCTGCCAGTACCCGCATGTCCAAACCCCCAACCCTGGAAGGGTTGGAATTTGTGACATTCTCGGATGGCTACGATCACGGATTCAAACACGGGGATGACCTCCAAAACTTCATGTCCGAGCTGGAGCGTCTCGGGTCCCAAGCTCTTACCGAGCTAATCGTGGCCAGAGCAAATGAAGGTCGTCCCTTTACTTGCTTACTCTACGGTATCATAATTCCTTGGGTGGCAGAGGTCGCCCAAAGCTTTCACCTCCCATCTGCACTCGTTTGGAGTCAACCTGCCACTGTTTTTGATATCTACTACTACTATTTCAATGGTTATGGAGAGCTCATTGGGAACAAGGGCAATGGCTCCTCTTCTTCCATTGAATTACCAGGGCTCCCCTTGCTCAGTAGTAGTGATCTTCCCTCATTTTTAGAGCCCTCAAAAGCAATTGCATACAATTTTGTCCTCAAATCGCTTCAGAAGCAACTAGAGCAGCTCAACCGTGAAAGCAACCCGAGAGTATTGGTAAACAGTTTCGATGCATTAGAGTCCGAGGCCCTAAGAGCTCTCAATAAGTTTAAGTTAATGGGAATTGGACCCTTGCTTCCATTGGCTTTCTTGGATGGAAAAGACCCATCCGATACTTCATTTGGAGGCGATCTTTTCCGTGATTCAAAGGACTATATCCAGTGGCTGAACTCAAAGCCTGAATCTTCTGTCATTTATGTATCATTCGGAAGCTTCTCGGTGTTATCAAAGCAACAGTCAGAGGAAATTGCTCGTGGACTGCTAGACAGCGGGCGGCCATTCTTGTGGGTCATAAGAGccaaagaaaatggggaagaagagaaagaagatgaTAAACTGAGTTGTGTTGAAGAGTTGGAACAACAAGGGATGATAGTTCCTTGGTGTTCTCAGGTAGAGGTTTTGTCACATCCTTCATTGGGATGTTTTGTGTCACACTGCGGTTGGAATTCAACTTTAGAGAGCTTGGCTTGTGGGGTGCCAGTGGTGGCATTTCCTCAGTGGACTGATCAAACTACAAACGCGAAGCTGATTGAAGATGTGTGGAAGACGGGTCTACGGGTGATGGTGAACCAAGAAGGAATAGTTGAAGGTGGTGAGATCAAGAAGTGCTTGGAATTGGTCATGGGAGGTGGAGAAAGGGGGCAAGAGGTGAGAAGGAATGCCAAGAAATGGAAGGATTTGGCAAGGGAAGCTGTGAAAGAAGGTGGATCTTCTGACAAGAACCTCAAGAATTTTGTGAATGAAATTATACAGGGTTATTAG